Within Trichocoleus desertorum ATA4-8-CV12, the genomic segment CACTACGACGATATGGCATTCTTGATACACCACCTGAACCTGCCTTCCAGCGCATCACCCTTCCAAATCTCTTGGTTGCTTCTTTATAGGATTCACTAGACTAGAGGAATAGCTTTATCTTGCCACTGAAAAGAGTGGAAACTGATGTAACGACTGCAAGATAGAACCAGTTAATAGGCGACATCACTAGGCATGATTTATGAGTGACGATCAAGTTAAGCTGCATTTTCAAGTGATTCGGCAGCGAATTGCAGCGTTGCAACGGGAAGATGTAGAAGCTTGGCAGGAAATTGATGCTGCACTTGAAGATCTGCACGTGATTTATGAGCAGATGCAGACAGATTTGGAGGCGATCGGGCTTATTCAGGACGATTTGCTCCACTATCACAGTTTGTTTCAGTCCGCTCCGATCGCTTATTTGGTCACCGATGCCAATGGTGTCATTCTGGAAGCGAATAGGGCGATCGCTCAACTCCTCAACGTGCCCGAACGTTATCTGGTCGGGCAACCTCTGGTTTTGTATGTGGCAGAAGGCGATTACCCCTCCGGGGAACTGCGAAGCAACCGCTTAGCCTTTCGGACTCAATTGAGCCAGCTTTCCCAACATCATGGGACACAAGTTTGGCAGATGAATGTACGCCCACGAAACGGGCAACCGTTTGCTTCTGAGTGGCATGTTGCGCCCGCTCGTAATCTGGATGGGCTAATTGAAAGCCTGCGGATTGGGGTGTACAACTTGAGCCAATCTCAGCAGGTGGTTTCGCCTACAGAGTTGCCCAAAGCGATCGCTCCCCTGGCTGGGCAACAACCCCTGAAAGCCACCTCAACAGAAGGAAGAACTCCCCTGTCACAATTACCTCAAGCTCTAGATGGCTTACGGGTGCTGGTGGTCGATGACGAAGCAGATATCCGCGAATTTATCACCACTGTTTTGGAATCCTATGGCATTGGTGTCAGGGCAGTTGCCAGCGCAGCGGCAGCGTTAGAGGAGCTAGAGCAATTTCATCCTGATGTGTTGATGAGTGATATTCGGATGCCTAATGGAGATGGCTACAGCCTGATTCGGCAAATTCGTGCTTTGGAAGCTGGGCAGGGGGGGCATATTCCTGCCGTCGCGATCACCGCTTATCTGGATGAGGATCGAGAGAAGGCGCTGAAGGCTGGCTATGAGGCGCGTTTACACAAATTAGCTCATCCCACCGAATGGATTGAGATGGTGGCTCAATTGGCTGGGTATTGAGGAAAGTGCTGAGTTTTCAGGGCTGAGTAAAGGGTTGAACTACAATTCAAAATTCAACCCCACTGGCAGCAATTCTCGGTTGGGCACGCTTATTACAAACCCGATCGTTTGACCCAGAGACAACAGCACGGGCGCTGGAAACGCTCGAACGCAATGCCACGAGTGAAGCAAAATTAGTAAAGGGCTTGCTGGATGTTTCCAGCATTCTCTTAATGAATTCTGCTGATCCTCTAGGAGAAGAGGGATAAGTGCTATGCAACGACAAACATCTGAAATCGTCACCTTAAACGATATTTTGATTACCGAAGAGCTATCCCAACGCCCTTCCCGTTCTCCTAACTGGCAGGCAGAAAATCGGGCAATGCGAACTCTGGCTCAAGAGATGACACATAATTCAGCAAGCTTGCAGCAAACCCTGGTCGAAATCGCGCTAGAGCTATGTCAGGCAGGAACGGCAGGGGTGAGCTTGCTAGAAACGACAGCGACAGGGGAAGAAGTCTTTCGCTGGACTGCATTAGCCGGAACCTTGGCGAAATCGGTCGGTGACACTACCCCCCGCGACTTTAGCCCCTGTGGGGTCTGTTTAGACCGGGGAACTCCTCAGCTTTTTGGGTATCCCGAACGCTATTTCACCTACCTCCAGGACGCGAACACACCGTTTAGCGCAGAGCGCAACTCCGAAGGAATTGTGGAAGGGCTAGTGTTGCCTTTGATTGCTGATGGTCATGCCCTCGGTACGATCTGGATTGTGTCGCACGATGAGCAGCGGCATTTTGACTTAGAAGATGTGCGGGTGATGAGCAGTCTGGCTGACTTTGCAGCTACCGCCCTCCTGCTAAACCAGCGGCAGGCTCAAGGATCGCGGTTGGCGAACAGCAACCTAACCCCACTGGAAGATCGGTATCGGTTGGCGCTAGAAGCAGCGGAATTGGCGGCGTGGGATTGGAATATTATCACCAACCGCGTGGTCTGGAACGATCAGCACTATCACTTGTTAGGGCTAGAACCCGACCATCGAGAGCAGTCGGCTGAAATGTTTATACAGTACGTTTATCCCGCCGATCGCCAGCAGATGAGCGAACGACTGGAACAAGCGATCGCCACCAACGGCACTTACCAGGCAGACTTTCGCATTGTGCGGGCTGACACGGGAGAAATTCGCTGGATGAGCGGCTACGGGCGGGTGATGGAAACCCACCACGGCAAGGCGACTCGTATGTCGGGGGTGATGAGCGACTCGACTGAGCGGCAACAAGCCGAAACGAATTTGCACGAATCGGAAGAAAAATATCGATCGCTGTTCAACTCTATTGATGAAGGCTATTTGCTCATTGATGTGATTTTTGATGAAGCCGATCAGCCCGTTGACCTCTTATATGTGGAGGCAAATCAAGCGGCGATCGCAATGGTTGGGCAAGATTTCACCGGACGGCGGCTCAGCAAAATTAACCCAGAATATGAACCCTTTTGGTATGAAATTTTTGGTCGTGTTGCCCGTACAGGTGAAAGCGAACGATTGGAACGATATGCCCAGCCAGATCAAAAATGGTATGACTTCTACGTGGTTAAAGTCGGTGATGACCGCGATCGCCGTGTTGCAGTCGTCTTCCAAGACATTACCGATCGCAAGCAGAACGAGGAAGCCCTGCGCGAAAGCAAAGCTCAAATTGCGGCTGACCTGGCGGGGATACGCCGACTTTACGAGCTACAGTCGAAGCTGGCAAACCAAAACGATGTCAGGGCGGCACTCCAGGACGTGCTCGCAGTAGCCTGTGAGTTTACCAGCACTGATCGGGGCTGCGTGCAGCTTCTTAGCTCAGACGGTAAGCGGCTGGAGATGGCTGTCTGGCAGGGGTATGCGGATGACGGCCCCTTTATCTCCTTCTTTCGCTACGAAGGTCTGGAAACGGGGTGTGAGGTGGCGCGCGTCCATCGGCAACGCCTGATTATCGAAGACACGGTGGGTTTCCCAGGTTTGGAAGGCACCGATGCTGGCGCTGCCTCCCACGCCGACGGAATTCGCGCCGCGCAGTCCACCCCGATGGCAAGTCGATCGGGAGAGACCATCGGCGTGATCAGCACTCAGTTCCGTCAGCCGCATCGTCCCAGCGACCACGAGCTGCGGCTGATGGACATGCTTGCTTGGACTGCCGGGGAATTTCTTGAGCGTCACCGGGCGGATGCGGCGCTGCGTCAATCGGAGGAAAAATATCGATCGCTGTTCGAGTCAATTAATGATGGCTTTTGTCTGATCGAAATGATTTTTGACGAGAACGAGCAGCCTGTTGACTATCGCTTTTTGGAAATCAGTCCATCTTTTGAGCAACAGACGGGGATGGCAAACGCGCTGGGTAAACGGATGCGCGAACTCGCTCCAGACCACGAAGAATTTTGGTTTGAAACTTACGGCAACGTTGCTTTGACAGGTCAAGCTGTGTGCTTTGAGAGCCGTGCTGAACAGTTGCACCGTTGGTTTGACATTTATGCCTTTCCTGTTGGCGAACCCGAAAACCAACAGGTTGCCATTGTTTTCAACGACATTACCGATCGCAAACAAGCAGAAGCCGATCAAATTCAACGG encodes:
- a CDS encoding response regulator, translating into MSDDQVKLHFQVIRQRIAALQREDVEAWQEIDAALEDLHVIYEQMQTDLEAIGLIQDDLLHYHSLFQSAPIAYLVTDANGVILEANRAIAQLLNVPERYLVGQPLVLYVAEGDYPSGELRSNRLAFRTQLSQLSQHHGTQVWQMNVRPRNGQPFASEWHVAPARNLDGLIESLRIGVYNLSQSQQVVSPTELPKAIAPLAGQQPLKATSTEGRTPLSQLPQALDGLRVLVVDDEADIREFITTVLESYGIGVRAVASAAAALEELEQFHPDVLMSDIRMPNGDGYSLIRQIRALEAGQGGHIPAVAITAYLDEDREKALKAGYEARLHKLAHPTEWIEMVAQLAGY
- a CDS encoding response regulator; its protein translation is MQRQTSEIVTLNDILITEELSQRPSRSPNWQAENRAMRTLAQEMTHNSASLQQTLVEIALELCQAGTAGVSLLETTATGEEVFRWTALAGTLAKSVGDTTPRDFSPCGVCLDRGTPQLFGYPERYFTYLQDANTPFSAERNSEGIVEGLVLPLIADGHALGTIWIVSHDEQRHFDLEDVRVMSSLADFAATALLLNQRQAQGSRLANSNLTPLEDRYRLALEAAELAAWDWNIITNRVVWNDQHYHLLGLEPDHREQSAEMFIQYVYPADRQQMSERLEQAIATNGTYQADFRIVRADTGEIRWMSGYGRVMETHHGKATRMSGVMSDSTERQQAETNLHESEEKYRSLFNSIDEGYLLIDVIFDEADQPVDLLYVEANQAAIAMVGQDFTGRRLSKINPEYEPFWYEIFGRVARTGESERLERYAQPDQKWYDFYVVKVGDDRDRRVAVVFQDITDRKQNEEALRESKAQIAADLAGIRRLYELQSKLANQNDVRAALQDVLAVACEFTSTDRGCVQLLSSDGKRLEMAVWQGYADDGPFISFFRYEGLETGCEVARVHRQRLIIEDTVGFPGLEGTDAGAASHADGIRAAQSTPMASRSGETIGVISTQFRQPHRPSDHELRLMDMLAWTAGEFLERHRADAALRQSEEKYRSLFESINDGFCLIEMIFDENEQPVDYRFLEISPSFEQQTGMANALGKRMRELAPDHEEFWFETYGNVALTGQAVCFESRAEQLHRWFDIYAFPVGEPENQQVAIVFNDITDRKQAEADQIQRIQEQAAYEEERQRAETLAELDRAKTIFFSNVSHEFRTPLTLMLAPLQDALNEGLRPTEGQRTHPLNSVNRERIELAHRNALRLLKLVNTLLDFSRIEAGRMEAVYEPTDLSQFTTELASVFRSAIEQAGLRLIVDCSPLPEAVYVDREMWEKIILNLLSNAFKFTFEGEITLSIRAESDVVLEVWDTGVGIAPDELPHLFERFYQVRGTQARTHEGSGIGLALVNELVRLHGGTIEVSSTLGQGTCFAIALPFGTDHLPSDRLRPEGDRIQPTRTLASTAIDAALYVETVERWLPGKDESGRMRDETEAALHPTAPQKQAISLIPHSSSHPSGTPKAYIPHPSKSRVLLVDDNADMREYLTRILNEHVQVEAVANGEAALTAAQAHVPDLILSDVMMPGLDGFGLLQALRADPRTREVPIILLSARAGEEAIVEGLEAGADDYLIKPFSAQELVSRVNAHLQMAQLRGEALHQARTTIRRRDELLSTVSHELNTPLVSILGWTRLLRTSPSSPLMLTKALDTIERNATLQAKLVQDLLDISRITTGKLRLHLQPVELATVIETAIATVYHLAEAKGIDLVWWGITDPVKDPVKMAEVMVMGDSDRLQQVICNLLTNAIKFTPESGQVDVQLITHATSQPADYAEIRVTDTGIGIAADFLPHVFDRFRQARDSDSENGLGLGLAIAHHLAELHNGTIHAESAGEGKGTTLIVRLPLLTSMTHEPSSMP